The Quercus lobata isolate SW786 chromosome 9, ValleyOak3.0 Primary Assembly, whole genome shotgun sequence region GAACTACTTTAGTGGTACTGTAGAGTTTGACATGTTTGTTAAGCTCAAAAGGTTAACTATATTGCATCTATCTTATAATCAAGTATCATTACTTATTAGTGAAACCAGTGCCAATAGAACTCTTCAAAAGTTTCAACAATTAGGATTGTCTTTATGCAACTTAAGCACGTTTCCAGATTTCCTAGCAAATCAAGATAAATTGGAGTGGTTAGAGCTAAATGTAAATGACATTCATGGCCAAGTACCAGAATGGTTTTGGAAGATGAGTAAAGAAAGTCTACGGGTACTCAGCCTTTCTTACAACTTTCTTACAAGCCTTGGTCAACATCCAGTCCTTCTTCCATGGACTCGTCTGGCCATTTTAGACCTAAGGTCTAACAAGCTCCAAGGATCACTTCCAATTCCATCATTCTCTACCTTGGAATATCATGTATCAAACAATTCATTGACTGGAAAAATTCCAGAGTTGCTTTGTAACATGAGTTCTCTTCAGCACCTTGATTTGTCTGAGAACAACTTAAATGGTTCACTTCCTCAATGCTTGCACAACTTTGGTGATTCTTTGTTCATATTGGATCTACGAAGGAACAAATTTGAAGGAAGCATCCCACAAACATGGACAAAAGGAAGCAAATTAATCGTGATTAATTTCAGCCAAAACAAATTTCAAGGGTGGTTACCAAAATCTTTGGCCAAGTGTATAATGTTGAAGGTCCTTGATCTCAGCAATAACCAGTTCAATGATACTTTCCCCTCTTGGTTAGGAAAACTTCCAAATTTGAAGATTCTCATTTTGCgttcaaacaaattttatggCCCAATTAGGattcttaaagaaaaatatgagtTTTCTAGTTTGCAAATTGTTGATCTCTCATACAACAATTTTACTGGAAGGTTGCCATTAATACTCTTTCAAAATTGGAATTCTTCCAAATTTGATCGTGTAGACCACTTAACATATATTCAAGTGGAGTCATCTTTCATTATGGAAAATAGTCCTCAAAGTTACATATGGATTTTGAAGTATAATTACTCAATGACAATGACAAACAAAGGAGTAGACATACTTTACGGGAAAGTCCAAGAAATTTTCACAGCTCTTGATTGCTCAAGTAATAGATTTGCGGGAGAAATTTCGGAATCCATTGGAAATTTAAAAGGCCTTCGTTTGCTCAATATTTCTAATAACATTCTCACTGGCCACATTCCACCGAGTTTAGGAAACCTTGTAGAGTTGGAATCATTGGACCTTTCTCAAAACAAACTCTCAGGTGAGATTCCTCAACAACTAATGCAACTTACTTTCTTGGAATACTTCAATGTTTCTTATAACCATCTCATGGGACCTATTCTGCAAGGAAAACAGTTTGATACATTTCAAAGTAGGTCATTTGAAGGAAATTCAAAATTATGTGGAAGGCCATTGACAAAGAAATGTAAGAATTCTAAGGCTTTACCACCTTCAACCTTTGAAGAGAGTCAAGATTCAGGGTCTCCATTTCAAATTGGTTGGAAAATTGTTGTCATTGGGTATGGATTTGGACTAGTTGTTGGAGCGGCTATTGGGCACATTGTTACTGCAAGGAATCCTAATTGGTTCATGAAGACCTTTGGAATGAGGAGAGTGGTGAGGGGACATTAGGAATTGAATTAACTAGTTCGATAGATCTCTTCCAATATGAATAGATTTTTCACACTGcccttttcaatttctttttctttttcttcttttatttatttactcatttttctttctgttAGGTGTGTAATGTAGTGTGCtagctacattttttttctttattgtattGTATGTAAGAAgttttcatatataaaaatttaataaacaaatcaataaaaaggAGTATTGTACGTAAAAAGTAACTATGATCAGTCTATGACttcactgattttttttttttttcaaatagacttcagttatttatttatttatgattatgGATTAATACAATAACTAAAGGTCAAAAAATAGatcatgtgaaaaaaaaaaatcgacaaaaaaattcaatgcaATCCTAGGGTCCAATTATTTTAGATCATTAGATCAGATTAATAGAAAAAAAGGACTTACTGGGTGCTTACCTCAACAATCTTCAAGTCTCCTTTTCTTGAAATCGTTACTGTTATTTGAGTGAGAAACAACTTATAATTTTAAAGGTGAATAGGGTTTCTGACTAAAGGTATCTAGTTTAATCTATATCTACTATAAAACTGAAGTATAGTAGATATAGATTAAACTAGATACCTTTAGTCAGAAAAAGGGTGGAGTTCTATGGTTGTTCCTGGCATTCTTGTAGGCATTTTGGGATTCCCATTGCAGCTTTTCTTGGCATTGCATTTGGCGTGACTGTTAAAATTCATGTAAaatcattttgttttgaatgtCAAATCTGGCATGATTTCTAACCAATGTGAGCTTCATCTATATCTATGCAATATCTAAAACTTGAAATGTAATTGTAGGGATGTTAAGCCTAGCGATATATATGTCTATGTGTATATTGGGCCGGAGGTCCAATCCGAGGACATGAAGTAGTCTAAGGAGGGGCGAACATAATTAGAGGAGTTCGTGTTAGTAAGTGAAGAGATTAGTTTTGATCATATGGGTCCATTTGGGTGGGCCGAGGATGAATCCCTCCTCTGCTGAGCAAAGCTAAGGTCCGAAGTGGTGGTCTACCATCCAGGGCAGCGTTCTAGGAGATTCTATTGATATGGATAAGCATCACAGAAGCACAGAGTAAATGaaagtcctaaaatatctaaagagaaagctgctaccaccacattgaatgctttGTATCTAACTAACTGGCtgtattaatgtggaggtgatacttgaacagtaattttcaaccttacagctactaccaGAGACtttaggaaggtgctgatgggacaaaaaTCAAATTCCAACAATTTGCTCTACACGTGAAGggtaaagagaaaagaaagaagatagtataaaatagaaagaagacccTAAAGAGGGAGGATggagaaattaagaaaaaaacattgtagcaattgagagttgaacttgtaatcaaacttgagaatcaatatataagaattgatctcctcggactgtaCCGAGAAcgattttttttagattaaaccggtttatcttcattttcttgtcaacTGGATCCACTCTACTTGTTGTTTGACTCAttaaagcccagttttccaacccactctctacaaattcattgtattaagctttttgggcctaagttcatTCTTCCTTTGGGCTTGAGAGTCAAATTGTGAccttatagtaatatttattattgctacgcTTCTGTTAAATAACTTAAATCACATCAGCTTAACATTTTAGTCTACTTTGGTTCATTTTGGTCTATTTGATCTACTTCGATCCAATTTGGTTTACTTCAGTCTACTTGGTCCTCTTCGGTCCATTAcagtctactttggtccatGCGATCCACtttggtctactttggtccatttgTCCAATTTTGGAATAATTGAGccttaaattaattcttttttgtagGTTGCCTTTTCAGTTTTGGACTAAATTTCCTCCCCCCcccttaatttttgggttgaaataaatattctatttgGACCAAACTCTTTCGTTTTAGGTTAAAAATACAAACACTATATGCATTAAAAATTAGAGATatgaaccccaaaaaaaagaaataaaaatgataaatatttacaagattaccttaaaattcaagtttcaataatCTAGATGTAGTGACAAGAGCCCAAAAtagtatattgggccttgggcttgtCTGAGGACATTGATAGATCCAAGGAGGAGCAAATAATTGTTAACTGCTCCCAATTAAAGTTTCAAAGGTGGGGAACAAGTGAAAGGATGTTCGAGGAGGAACCCTtcctcggatatgatgaatATAGCTCACAATATGTACTCCATCAGATAGCATAATCCTCCAAGAAGCTCCAATGATAGAGACATGCcgcatgaacatacgagaaggaaggaaacctaaaaatatttaaaggaAAGCTGtcaccaccgcattaaatgcactgcagctacttttttagctgcatttatgtggagaagacctctaaatagtactaccttggctaccacaactcacagaaaactagagggggtgtctgatgggacaggtactcaagtaagggctcggatgatcaacaggtgtatgGTGAAGATGGTCCAAAGGAGGATATATAAGGGTGAAAGACTCTTCATGAGAGAGggatgagaaaaaagaaagaaagaacgcTGTAGTAGTCTAAATTGTCTTTGTATCCAACCgtgatcaatatatataattgtgacctcctcggactgaaagtcAATTGATATCAATACCacttatttgtgcttgattgtcatttaatcCAATACTAGCCGTTGTTCAACTCATTAAGGCCTAATTTTttaacccattctctacaaatttattgtattaggcTCATTGGGTCGAGATCCCATACACTTTGGGTTTGGACCACAAATCGGGActctacaattggcgccgtctgtgggaagaacttgtgtgaCAGTGAAAACAATGGTCAACTATGGCAAATTCAAGCTCACATCAAGCAGAATCCATAGCATCTCAACGTGAAAATCCTTTCGCCAACCTTAAGCGTAGGAGAGATCAGGAGGGCAGCATGCATGTTACACACACAAGCAAAAGACACTCTCAAGTTGGGAGTCATGTCTCTCAAGAACAACACAATAAAGTCATGCAAAGGGAAATCGACCAGCTTAAGAAGAAGTTACGCCATGCACAACGAAAACGAACTCCCACCCCATCTAATTCCTCCTCCGACGATGAGAAGGATAGCGGTTATCGATGTAGATCAAGGATTCCCCCTAGCGAATCCTTCTCATATGAAGAAGAGCATTATAGTGAATGCCGTTGCAAAAGCCCCATTCACAGAGGATTGAGAAATGATGCAATGAGCAAAGCTTTGAACCAGATTGCCAAGTCGCCATTCACGCGTAGGATCGAAAGGGTAGTTCTTCCTCGACGTTTTCATTAGCCCACATTCACCATCTATAATGGGTGAACAGACCCGGTGGAGCATATGAGCCATTTCAATCAAAGAATGGCTGTCTATTCTAAGGACGAAACcttgatgtgcaaagtgttcCCATCTAGTTTGGGACCCGtggtgatgagatggtttgacggCTTGAGGACAGGTTCAATAAATTCCTTCAAGGAGCTCACTCGGGTGTTTGGCTCTTGTTTTATCATGTGTACCAGGGTCCCTCGGCCCTTAAATTCCTTATTGTCTTTGTCCATGTGAGAAGGGGAGACCTTGAAAACATACTTGGACAGGTATTGAGAGATGTACAATGAGATAGAGGGTAACTTTAAGGACATTGCCATCAGTACCTTCAAGAGTGGCCTCCTAACCGAGCATGGTTTAAGGAAGTCCCTAACAGGAAAACTAGTTACCAGGCTATGCCAGTTTATGGACCATattgacaagtataaaaggGCTAAGGAAGATCAACAACTAGGtaaaggaaaggctaaggttatccctcaagagATGAGgaatttcaggtcggaccgatTCAATAACAACCGGTCCCAGAGAGATTTTGCTAGACAATCCGAATCTACCAACACCTAGACTGTTAATGCAGTATTTTGAGAACCAGTGCATCAGGTTCTAGAGAAGATTAAGAACgagtcattcttcaaatggctaAACAAGATGGCCGGAAACCCCTTGAGACATAACCAGAGCCTTTATTGCCAATATGATCAGGACTAGGGACACACTACGAAAGACTGTAGGAATCTGTGGGACCATttggatcagttggtccgagaagggaagttgaagCAGTTGTTGCACCATTCTAGTGGCCAAGCGGGGCAGATAGGTTTGAATCCTCGGGGAGATTCTTCTTTAAGACCTACTTTGGGAACAATTAATGTCATATTCGCTGCCCTCGGTAGAACCGGTTCCTGTCCCTCCTAAGTAATGTCTGTGGCTCGGCTATTAACCGAAGACAGCAATTTAGAACCAAAAAGAGCCAGAATAGAGGCCCCGCTAGTCCTGGGCTTCTCGGCCGATGATAAGATTAGAACTATCCAACTCTATGACGATGCTTTGGTGATCACACTCAGGATAGAGGGGTACGATGTGAAAAGAGTGTTGGTAGATCAGGGAAGTACTGtcgagataatgtaccctgacctatacaaggggctgaatttGAAACTCGAGGACCTAACAACGTACGATTCCCCACTAGTAAGTTTTGAGGGGAAGACAGTTAATCCAAGAGGTCAGATTAGACTGCCTATACAGACCAGTTCGGATGTGGTGGAAGTGGACTTCATTATGGTGAATGCTTATTCACCTTATACGGCTATTGTGGCCAGGCCTTGGCTTCATGCCTTAGAAGTTGTTTCTTCTACCCTTcaccagaaggtgaaatatccGTCCAACGGCCAAGTTATAGAGATTGTAGGGAATCAatccatggctaggcaatgcatggtggcTGCCATCTTACATAGGCCCAATGCGGAGTCCTTGGCGTCTGTTGAAAGGaacttatagcaatcaagaaCTCTGGTATTGCCTGATAATGGATCAACTGAGGAAGCAAAGTGTGAGGATCTAGAAAAGGTTGTTGTTGGTGATGAttcggagaagttctttcaagTTAGCTCCCAGCTGCCTCCCCAAAAGAGACAAAAGCTAATCGAATTCCTGAGAAAAAACGTGGATATATTTGCGTGGAATGCTTATGAAGCCCCGGGGGTGAACCTAAGTTTCATTTGTCACCATTTGAATGTCAATCCATCTGTTACCTCCTAAAAAACAACCTCCTCGGTGCTCATCCATAGAACATTCTAATGTTGTCAAAGATGAGGTGACGAAACTTTAGCAGgcgggggctatcaaagaggttttCTATCCTGAATGGTTGACCAATACTGTGGTAGTAAGGAAAAAGAACGGAAAATGGCaagtgtgcgtggatttcacggatttAAACAGGGCTTGTCTGAAAGATCCCTTTCCTATGCCTTGGATAGAGCAGCTAGTAGATGCTACTGTAGGCCATCCTCAGATGAGCTTTTTAGATGCAtttcaaggataccatcaaatacTACTAGCACTAGAGGACCAggaaaagacagcttttgttACTTCTACTGGAAACTACCActacaaggtaatgcccttCGGCTTAAAAAATGTAGGATCCACCTATCAAAAGATGATAACTAAGATGTTTGAACCTCAATTGGGCAAgaatattgaagtttatatagacgacatggtagTGAAGAGTAAGGTGATGTCCGAGCATGTGGGAGACCTCAGaaacatttttgaaatactGAGAGAACACAAGCTGCACCTTAATGCCTCCAAATGTTCTTTTGGTGTGGGATCAGGAAAATTCCTAGGCTATATGGTGACCCACTGGGGAATTGAAGTTAATCCCGACCAGGTTAAGGCAATAAATTTACAaccacctcggaatcccaaagaggtctaGAAACTAACAGGAATGACTGTTGCTTTAAACCGTTTTATTTCTCGATCTGCAGATAGATGTAGACCTTTCTTCCTATTgatgaataaataaaagagatttGAGTGGAATGAGGAGTGTGCTTTAGCATTTcagcaacttaaagaatacCTATCTTGGCCACCTATCATGCCCAGTCCTGGAACGGACGAGGTCCTGTTTTCTTATATTGCGGTGGCCTCTCATGCTGTGAGTTTGGTATTAATACGGGTTGATAATGGAGTACAACGGCCAGTctattatgtgagcaaatcattacatcAGGCTGAGATTCGCTATCTACCATTAGAAAAGGCCATCCTGGCAGTGGTGCATGGTACAAGAAAGCTTCCCCACTACTTCCAAGCACATATAGTCGTCATCCTAACTCAACTTCCACTTAAGGCCATACTTTGAAGTGTTGATTACACGAGGAGGATTGCAAAGTGGGGCACAGTTCTAAGGgtttttgacatcaaatacatgccttgTACCTCTGTCAAGGGTCAGGTACTGGTAGACCTAGTGGCTGAGTTCACTGAACCCCATTAGAAGAAACATCAACAACAcagaacatggatggaaaatcggttggcaccATCTCCCTGCAAGAACCTTTATTCTGGAAGGTATACGTTGATGGTGTGGAAAATTAAAGGGGTTTtggagtggggctagttttGATCTCGCTCGAAAAGCTCACCATAGAAAAGTCACTAAGATTAGGCTTTTCAGCCACGAATAATAAAGCTGAATACAAAGCTTTGCTGGAGGGAATGTCCATGGTTCAAAGAATGGGAGGAAAGGCAGTAAAGATGTTTTCAGACTCGAGTTTGGTCGTCGGCCAGGTGAAGGGCGAACTAGAAGTAAGAGATGAGAGGATGCAAGGGTATTTAAGTCAAGTTAGACATTTGCAATCAGGATTTGAATCCTTTACTCTTTTGCATGTCCCTAGGAGTGGAAACACACATGCCGATTCCCTAGCCACGTTGGCGACCTCCTTGGCACAAAACCTACCTCGGGTTATCCTTATAGAAGACTTGTGCAAACCCACGGAGGTCAAGGGACAAGCGGTTCATGTTCACTAAATCAAGGTAGGACCTAGTTGGATGGATTCCATAGTACTATATCTGAGAGAAGACATTTTGCCGAAAGACAAATTAGAGGTTGAAAAGATAAGGAGAAAAGCGCCTTGTTTTTGGCTATCCGAGGACAAAAAATTGTATAAGCACTCTTTTTCTGGGCCATATCTACTTTGTGTTTACCCCGAAACGACGAAGTTACTCCTTGAGGAAACACATGAAagaatttgtggaagccacacaggaggcAGATCTTTGTCTCATAGAGCCATTACTCAGGGCtactggtggccaaatatgcagaaagaagcataagagtatgtgaagaaatgtGATCAGTGTCAGAGGTATGCACCAAACATATACCAACcaggaggagttcttaacccccTGTCTAGCCCCTAGCCTTTTGCTTAATGGGGTTTAGATATAGTTGGCCCTTTCCCCAAAGTAGCAGGGAACAAGAAGTATTTGCTGGTCGGCACTGActatttcactaaatgggttgaagttgAACCTTTAGCAAATATCAGAGATGTGGATGCTATGAAGTTcgtttggaaaaacattgttacTTGGTTTGGGGTCCCTCATTTCCTTATCTCGGATAATGGTCTTCAGTTTGACAGTAAGTCCTTCAAGAGATACTGCTGTGAATTGGGAATTACGAATAGATATTCTACTCTGGCCTATCCTCAGGGAAATGGATAAGTCGAGACTATTAATAAGGTCGTAGTTAATGAACTCAAGAAAAGGTTAGATGATGCAAAggaaaaatgggtggaagaactgccaCATGTCTTGTGGACGTATCGAACCACGCTTCGCAGATTAACAGGGGAAACCTCcttttcgatgacttatggAGCCGAGGCTGTTATTACCTTAGAGACTGACTTCCCAACACTAAAGACTAGCTCGTTCAGTCTAAGTAGTAACAATAACTTGCCAGAAAAAAGCTTGGATCTTAtcgaagaaagaagagaaagtgcaatggtccaattggcatactaccaacacaaactcaagcaaggttatgatgcGAAGGTAAAGCTAAGGCCACTAGTGCCTGGTGACTTGGTATTGAGGAAAGTTCTGGGCATTGCAAAGAACCTAGCATGGGGAAAGTTaggacccaattgggaaggaccatatcgcatcacctctGTGGCTGGTATAGAGGCCTATTTCCTTGAAGACTTAGATGAATGTGTAATACCGCACCCCTGGAATGTAAACAActtgaaaatgtattattattaataaaaatttcctcTATCAATAAATTCTCTTGTTGTGTAAAAGCATTGTGTTTCATGTTACTcaatttgtttaagtattaaatagaacctaagtcctgcatggctccttggaccacaggcttaagagaaattaattacttttgacatctgttcaagtattaaatagaacctaagtcttgcatgactcctcggaccacagacttaggggaaattaattacttttgacagctgttcaagtattaaacagagcctaagtcctacatggctccttggaccacatgcttaggggaaattaactacttcagACATCTGTTCAAATATTAAACAGATCTTAAGATATGTCAAGTCTCTCGGACCACATATTGGGGTGAAATTAATACTCAAAGGCATGTacataagtgtttaaacaaaacctaaggtCAAAACAGATCCAAGGcaaatttaaactaatatttATTTACATAAGTGATGAGCAATATACAGATTGTCTgcctcttttattttccttcacATGATATAAGTCTATTAATATCAATCTTCATTACATAAGATTCAATTCACAATACACACACTTAATTCACAACTTTGTTCCTGGCACTTAATGAAATTACTTATATTATTAAGCAATGTATTATTGTTGGCTTTAATTGAAGGCACAGTAACAACAATTCAATgctatgtataaaaataataaaattcaaattacatgAGGCAAAAAACAAAggatgaaatgaagaagatTCTCATTAAgtgataaagaaaatatattgaaCGCATTGACataatgtcattaaaaaaaaaaaaaaaaacttaaattactacaaaaaggaattaaaaaaggAATCCTAAGGGCTAAGCTttagcaggaggatcttccTTTTGGCTTGGCTGAGAAGTAGGAGCATCCTTGGCCTTGGGGTCAACTTCCTGATTCTCTGCCTCTGCTTCCTTCACTTTAGCTGCATCTTTGGCCTTGGCAGAGGGCTTTTTCCCCTTGTCTTTGCCCTTGCCTTTCTTCCCTTCAACCCCCTGGCCTTGGTCACCAGCCTGGCTGGATCCCTTTGAAATTTCAGGAAGAGGGAGGGCATTTGGGATAGCCAAAGGCTGCTTGGAAGATGCTGGGGTAGGGGCAGGAGGAGAGGAGGTGGCAGCCGGGACTTCGCGGATCTCCGGATGGTAATAGGCATTTTTGGGCAGCCTCCAAACAGAGTTGATAGGGACTCCTGCAATAGTCAGGGCCCTATCCCATGTCATGTTGCACTGCACACCTCTGAAAGCTCCTCGGCAAGTCTTACTTGTGTCTCCTCTACACCAAGCTGATACGAAGCCTTCTTTTCAGCCTCGACTACTTCCTTGGCCAGTTGAGCTTCTTCCTTGGCCTTCTGCAACTCAACCTTAAGATCTATGACCAACTACCTTTGCATGGCCAGATCTATTTCGGTCAAGTTTAGTTTTTGGCGCTGATACTTAGCCTGCCTTTCAGCGGTTTTCAAGCCAGCCTCAGCACTTGAACGAGCTTGGTCTGCCACTTTAATTTTCTCGGATAGCTCAATTTGCTTCTGCCTAGCAGCCCCCAATGATTTCTCAACATCGACATGAGTGAGGGCCTCAGCATCAGCCTGTTTACAAGGGTCACGGTATCACTCCTCGGCCACAAAAACTTGTTGAGTAATCTGCCCAAAgaccacaaaaaataatatgagttaaaaacaaaagtatgattTAGCATCTAAGTTCATAAATGGATAAATAGTTTACCA contains the following coding sequences:
- the LOC115961245 gene encoding receptor-like protein 33, yielding MPNNLANLSALTSLCLRNCGLHGFIPSSLGNLKYLNFLRLSKNNFEGHIPSSLGYLIQLSTLALNSNNLTGPIPFELANLTQLTQLFLYYNTIKGQIPFGLMNLTQLTLLNLAGNNLSGQIPSSIIQLKNLEFLDLSMNYFSGTVEFDMFVKLKRLTILHLSYNQVSLLISETSANRTLQKFQQLGLSLCNLSTFPDFLANQDKLEWLELNVNDIHGQVPEWFWKMSKESLRVLSLSYNFLTSLGQHPVLLPWTRLAILDLRSNKLQGSLPIPSFSTLEYHVSNNSLTGKIPELLCNMSSLQHLDLSENNLNGSLPQCLHNFGDSLFILDLRRNKFEGSIPQTWTKGSKLIVINFSQNKFQGWLPKSLAKCIMLKVLDLSNNQFNDTFPSWLGKLPNLKILILRSNKFYGPIRILKEKYEFSSLQIVDLSYNNFTGRLPLILFQNWNSSKFDRVDHLTYIQVESSFIMENSPQSYIWILKYNYSMTMTNKGVDILYGKVQEIFTALDCSSNRFAGEISESIGNLKGLRLLNISNNILTGHIPPSLGNLVELESLDLSQNKLSGEIPQQLMQLTFLEYFNVSYNHLMGPILQGKQFDTFQSRSFEGNSKLCGRPLTKKCKNSKALPPSTFEESQDSGSPFQIGWKIVVIGYGFGLVVGAAIGHIVTARNPNWFMKTFGMRRVVRGH
- the LOC115961246 gene encoding uncharacterized protein LOC115961246 — its product is MSVARLLTEDSNLEPKRARIEAPLVLGFSADDKIRTIQLYDDALVITLRIEGYDVKRVLVDQGSTVEIMYPDLYKGLNLKLEDLTTYDSPLVSFEGKTVNPRGQIRLPIQTSSDVVEVDFIMVNAYSPYTAIVARPWLHALEVVSSTLHQKVKYPSNGQVIEIVGNQSMARQCMVAAILHRPNAESLASVERNL